The following are encoded in a window of Mycobacterium decipiens genomic DNA:
- the cmaA1 gene encoding cyclopropane mycolic acid synthase CmaA1: protein MADDLTPHFEDVQAHYDLSDDFFRLFLDPTQTYSCAYFERDDMTLEEAQIAKIDLALGKLGLRPGMTLLDVGCGWGATMMRAVETYDVNVVGLTLSKNQAGHVGQLIEKSESPRSKRVLLQGWEQFDEPVDRIVSIGAFEHFGHERYDAFFRLAHRLMPDDGIMLLHTITGLHPKEIHERGLPMSFTFARFLKFIVTEIFPGGRLPSIPMVQERATATGFTVTRVQSLQPHYAKTLDIWAAALQAHRDQAIALQSEEVYERYMKYLTGCAAMFRIGYIDVNQFTCEK from the coding sequence ATGGCCGATGACTTAACGCCGCACTTCGAGGACGTGCAAGCGCACTACGACCTGTCCGACGACTTCTTCCGACTGTTTCTCGACCCGACCCAGACATATAGCTGTGCGTACTTCGAGCGCGACGACATGACCCTGGAAGAGGCGCAGATCGCCAAGATCGATCTCGCGCTGGGCAAACTCGGTTTGCGACCAGGCATGACATTGCTCGACGTCGGCTGCGGCTGGGGTGCCACCATGATGCGTGCGGTGGAAACCTACGACGTCAACGTCGTCGGTCTCACGCTGAGCAAGAACCAAGCCGGTCACGTCGGGCAACTGATCGAGAAGTCCGAAAGTCCACGCTCCAAGCGGGTTTTACTGCAAGGCTGGGAACAATTCGATGAGCCGGTGGACCGGATCGTCAGCATCGGCGCCTTCGAACATTTCGGCCATGAACGCTACGACGCCTTCTTCAGGCTGGCGCACCGCCTCATGCCGGATGACGGGATCATGCTGCTGCACACCATCACCGGGCTGCACCCGAAGGAAATACACGAACGTGGCTTGCCCATGTCGTTTACCTTCGCCCGATTCCTCAAATTCATTGTCACCGAGATCTTTCCGGGCGGCCGGCTGCCCTCGATACCGATGGTCCAAGAGCGTGCCACCGCAACTGGCTTCACCGTGACCCGTGTTCAGTCATTGCAGCCGCACTATGCGAAAACCCTTGACATCTGGGCTGCCGCGCTGCAAGCCCACCGGGACCAGGCCATCGCGCTGCAATCCGAGGAGGTCTACGAGCGGTACATGAAGTACCTGACCGGCTGCGCCGCGATGTTCCGCATCGGATACATCGACGTCAATCAATTCACCTGCGAGAAGTGA
- a CDS encoding SDR family oxidoreductase, which produces MQYLVTGGTGLIARRVVARLLDTRPDAEVWVLVRRPSLGRFERLAAGWGERVKPLVGDLPKLSLTEQSLAELGRVDHLVHCAAIYEGTEGKAQQRATNVDGTRTAVELARRLDATLHHVSSIAVAGDFAGEYTEADFDVGQQLPTPYHQTKFEAELLVRSTPGLRYRIYRPGVVVGDSRTGETDCVGEPYYFFAALAKLAVLPSFTPILLPDVGRTNIVPVNYVADALVALMHAEGLHGRTFHLTAPKAIGLRGIYRGIADAAGLPPLRGSLPRSVATPVRKVTGRAKVVRNMAATQLGIPAEVFDVVDLAPAFLSDETRKALQGTGIGVPEFATYAPKLWRYWAEHLDPDRARRNDPLVGRHVIVTGASSGIGRASAIAVAERGGCVFALARNGHALDKLVAEIRANGGQAHAFSCDVTDSTSVEHTVKDILGRFDHVDYLVNNAGRSIRRSVVNSTDRLHDYERVMAVNYFGAVRMVLALLPHWRERRFGHVVNVSSAGVQARNPKYSSYLPSKAALDAFADVVASETLSDHITFTNIHMPLVATPMIVPSRRLNPVPAISAEHAAAMVVRGLVEKPARIDTPLGTLAEVGNYLAPRLARRFLHQLYLGYPDSAAAQGISLPPADHTRIPRQPKRAARVRFPRPVKRLVRLVPGVHW; this is translated from the coding sequence ATGCAGTATCTCGTTACCGGCGGTACGGGGTTAATTGCGCGTCGTGTCGTAGCACGCCTCCTGGATACCCGACCCGACGCCGAAGTGTGGGTCCTGGTTCGCCGCCCGTCACTGGGCCGCTTCGAACGCCTCGCCGCCGGGTGGGGGGAACGGGTAAAACCTCTCGTCGGCGACCTTCCGAAGCTCAGCTTGACCGAGCAGAGCCTCGCCGAGCTAGGTCGGGTAGACCATCTGGTGCACTGTGCGGCGATCTACGAGGGCACCGAGGGCAAGGCCCAGCAGCGCGCCACCAACGTTGACGGCACCCGCACCGCTGTCGAGCTGGCACGGCGGCTGGACGCGACGCTGCACCACGTGTCATCGATCGCCGTGGCCGGCGATTTCGCCGGCGAATACACAGAGGCCGACTTCGACGTCGGCCAGCAACTGCCAACTCCGTACCATCAGACAAAATTCGAAGCGGAGCTGCTGGTGCGCTCCACACCCGGACTGCGGTACCGCATCTACCGCCCCGGTGTGGTGGTGGGCGATTCGCGTACCGGCGAGACGGATTGCGTTGGCGAGCCGTACTACTTTTTCGCGGCATTGGCGAAGCTGGCCGTTCTGCCGTCGTTCACCCCGATCCTGCTGCCCGACGTCGGGCGCACCAACATCGTCCCGGTCAACTACGTCGCCGACGCGCTGGTGGCACTGATGCACGCCGAAGGCCTGCACGGGCGGACGTTTCATTTGACCGCGCCGAAAGCCATCGGCTTGCGCGGAATCTACCGGGGGATCGCCGACGCGGCCGGACTGCCCCCGCTGCGCGGGTCGCTGCCCCGCTCGGTGGCCACGCCGGTGCGGAAGGTGACCGGACGCGCCAAAGTGGTGCGCAACATGGCGGCCACCCAACTGGGAATTCCCGCCGAGGTTTTCGACGTCGTCGATCTGGCGCCCGCCTTCCTCTCTGACGAAACACGCAAAGCGTTGCAGGGTACCGGCATTGGAGTGCCCGAGTTCGCGACGTATGCGCCCAAGCTGTGGCGGTACTGGGCCGAGCACCTCGACCCCGACCGTGCCCGTCGCAACGATCCGCTGGTGGGCCGGCACGTCATTGTCACCGGCGCGTCCAGCGGGATCGGCCGGGCGTCGGCGATCGCGGTCGCCGAGCGCGGTGGATGCGTGTTCGCGCTGGCCCGTAACGGCCACGCGCTGGACAAGCTGGTCGCCGAGATCCGGGCGAACGGCGGCCAGGCCCACGCGTTCAGCTGTGACGTCACCGATTCCACCTCGGTGGAACACACCGTCAAAGACATCCTGGGCCGCTTCGACCATGTCGACTACTTGGTGAACAACGCCGGCCGCTCGATACGCCGCTCGGTGGTCAACTCCACCGACCGATTGCACGACTACGAACGGGTGATGGCGGTCAACTACTTCGGCGCGGTACGGATGGTTCTGGCCCTGCTGCCGCACTGGCGTGAGCGCCGGTTCGGTCACGTCGTCAACGTTTCCAGCGCCGGGGTGCAGGCCCGCAATCCCAAGTACAGCTCGTATCTACCCAGCAAAGCCGCGCTGGACGCGTTCGCCGACGTGGTCGCATCCGAGACGCTATCCGACCACATCACGTTCACCAACATCCATATGCCACTGGTGGCCACACCGATGATCGTGCCGTCCCGACGGCTCAACCCGGTGCCGGCGATCAGCGCCGAGCACGCGGCGGCGATGGTGGTACGTGGGCTCGTCGAGAAGCCGGCACGCATCGACACCCCACTGGGCACGCTCGCCGAGGTCGGCAATTACTTGGCGCCCAGGCTGGCGCGGCGATTTCTGCATCAGCTGTATCTGGGCTACCCTGATTCTGCTGCGGCGCAGGGAATTTCGCTCCCGCCAGCGGACCACACGCGGATTCCCCGCCAGCCCAAGCGCGCGGCCCGCGTGCGGTTTCCCCGACCGGTCAAACGGCTCGTCCGGTTGGTACCCGGAGTGCACTGGTAG
- a CDS encoding histidine phosphatase family protein, which translates to MPKLSWKAAKVLAVLVATVVVGACGGTPQPRSITLTFIRNAQSQANADGIIDTDLPGSDLSADGKTEAQQVAHQVSRKDVDSIYTSPMAAAQQTAGPLAGELGKQVEILPGLQAISAGWFNGKPESMADRTYMLAPADWLNGDVRNSIPGSISGTEFNSQFGAAVRRIYDSGHNKPVVFSQGVAIMIWTLMNAKNSRGNLLTTHPLPNIGRVVITGNPITGWRLVEWDGIRNFG; encoded by the coding sequence ATGCCCAAGCTGTCCTGGAAAGCCGCCAAGGTCTTAGCCGTGCTCGTCGCGACGGTGGTCGTCGGCGCTTGCGGAGGAACACCGCAGCCACGCAGCATCACTTTGACCTTCATCCGAAACGCGCAATCCCAGGCCAACGCCGACGGGATCATCGATACCGACCTGCCCGGTTCCGACCTCAGCGCCGACGGCAAGACGGAGGCGCAGCAGGTCGCCCACCAGGTTTCCCGCAAGGACGTCGACAGCATCTATACCTCCCCCATGGCCGCAGCCCAGCAGACCGCCGGGCCGTTGGCGGGCGAACTGGGCAAGCAAGTCGAGATTCTTCCTGGCCTGCAAGCAATCAGCGCCGGCTGGTTCAACGGCAAACCCGAATCGATGGCCGACAGGACCTACATGCTGGCACCCGCAGACTGGCTCAACGGCGATGTCCGGAACAGCATCCCGGGGTCGATCAGCGGCACCGAGTTCAATTCCCAGTTCGGCGCCGCCGTCCGCAGGATCTATGACAGCGGCCACAACAAGCCGGTCGTGTTCTCGCAGGGGGTCGCGATCATGATCTGGACGCTGATGAACGCGAAGAATTCCAGGGGTAACCTGCTGACCACCCATCCACTGCCGAACATCGGCCGCGTCGTCATCACCGGCAACCCGATAACCGGCTGGAGGCTGGTGGAGTGGGACGGTATCCGCAACTTCGGCTGA
- a CDS encoding MaoC family dehydratase yields the protein MAIDPNSIGAATEPMLFEWTDRETLLYALGVGAGTGDLAFTTENSHGVDQQVLPTYAVICCPAFGAAGKVGKFNWAMLLHGSQTVRLHAPLPAAGKLSVVSQVADIQDKGEGKNAIIMLRGRGTDPESGSLIAETLTTLVIRGEGGFGGVQGERPAAPEFPDREPDARVDLPTREDQALLYRLSGDRNPLHSDPWFAKELAGFPKPILHGLCTYGVAGRALVAELGGGVAANITSIDARFTKPVFPGETLSTLIWRTGPGRAVYRTEVAGADGAEARVVLDDGAVEYVAA from the coding sequence ATGGCGATTGACCCGAACTCCATCGGGGCGGCGACCGAGCCGATGTTGTTCGAATGGACCGACCGGGAGACGCTGCTCTACGCGCTCGGTGTCGGCGCGGGCACCGGGGACCTGGCGTTCACCACGGAGAACAGCCACGGCGTCGACCAGCAGGTGCTACCGACCTACGCGGTGATTTGCTGCCCCGCGTTCGGAGCGGCCGGCAAGGTCGGAAAGTTCAACTGGGCGATGCTCCTGCATGGCTCTCAGACCGTGCGGCTGCACGCACCGCTGCCAGCGGCGGGAAAGCTGTCGGTGGTGTCGCAGGTCGCCGACATCCAGGACAAGGGCGAGGGCAAAAACGCGATCATCATGCTGCGTGGCCGCGGCACCGACCCGGAATCGGGGTCGCTGATCGCCGAGACGCTCACCACGCTGGTCATTCGGGGTGAGGGTGGCTTCGGGGGCGTGCAGGGGGAGCGGCCGGCCGCGCCGGAATTTCCGGATCGCGAGCCGGATGCCCGAGTGGATCTGCCCACCCGTGAGGATCAAGCGCTGCTCTACCGGCTCTCCGGCGACCGCAACCCGCTGCACAGCGACCCGTGGTTCGCCAAGGAGCTGGCCGGATTCCCCAAGCCAATCCTGCACGGGCTGTGCACCTACGGCGTGGCGGGCCGGGCGCTGGTCGCCGAACTCGGCGGCGGCGTTGCCGCCAATATCACCTCGATCGACGCCCGGTTCACCAAGCCGGTGTTTCCCGGCGAGACGTTGTCCACGCTGATCTGGCGAACCGGGCCGGGCCGGGCGGTGTATCGCACCGAGGTTGCCGGCGCCGACGGCGCTGAGGCTCGGGTGGTGCTCGACGATGGCGCGGTGGAATACGTGGCGGCTTAG
- the otsB gene encoding trehalose-phosphatase, with translation MPVTIDPRRHDAALFDTALDSTPALARQLQEVGVGTGVFSSSGNCRDGLIDAADRLAVRPGRCVVVAADPAGVTAARDSGFALIIGVDRTGHRDVLRRDGADTVVTDLSEVAVRTGDRRMSQLPDALQALGLADGLTARQPAVFFDFDGTLSDIVDDPDSAKPAAGAAEALQRLAGQCPVAVLSGRDLADVTERVGLSGIWYAGSHGFELTAPDGTHHQNDAAAAAIPVLELAAAALCDQLGSIPGVVVEHKRFGVAVHYRNAARNRVGEVAAAVRAAGQRRALRVTTGREVIELRPDVDWDKGKTLRWVIDHLQRAGSQVSSGPLVPIYLGDDITDEDAFDAVHHDGIPIVVRHTEDGDRATAALFALDSPVRVAEFTDRLARQLGG, from the coding sequence ATGCCGGTCACCATCGACCCGCGCCGCCATGACGCGGCCCTGTTCGACACCGCGTTGGACTCCACCCCGGCACTGGCCCGGCAACTGCAGGAAGTCGGTGTGGGCACCGGCGTCTTCTCGTCGAGCGGCAACTGCCGGGACGGGCTGATCGACGCGGCCGACCGCCTGGCGGTGCGGCCGGGCCGGTGCGTGGTCGTCGCGGCTGACCCGGCGGGCGTCACGGCCGCGCGCGACAGCGGATTTGCACTGATCATCGGTGTCGATCGCACCGGACACCGGGATGTATTGCGTCGCGACGGCGCCGATACGGTGGTCACCGACCTGAGCGAGGTCGCTGTGCGCACCGGGGACCGGCGCATGTCGCAGCTTCCCGACGCACTTCAGGCCCTCGGCCTGGCCGACGGCCTCACCGCCCGCCAGCCCGCGGTGTTCTTCGACTTCGACGGCACGCTGTCCGACATCGTCGACGATCCCGACTCGGCCAAACCCGCCGCCGGCGCAGCCGAGGCTCTGCAGCGGTTGGCCGGGCAGTGTCCGGTGGCGGTGCTCAGCGGCCGCGACCTCGCCGACGTGACCGAGCGGGTGGGTCTGTCCGGAATCTGGTACGCCGGCAGCCATGGTTTTGAGCTGACCGCACCCGATGGAACACACCATCAGAACGACGCCGCCGCGGCGGCCATACCGGTGCTGGAGCTGGCGGCCGCGGCCCTGTGCGACCAACTCGGGTCAATTCCCGGTGTTGTGGTCGAACACAAGCGGTTTGGTGTCGCCGTGCACTACCGCAACGCGGCGCGTAACCGCGTCGGCGAGGTGGCCGCGGCGGTACGCGCGGCGGGGCAGCGCCGTGCGCTGCGGGTGACGACCGGCCGCGAAGTCATCGAGCTGCGCCCAGATGTCGACTGGGACAAGGGAAAAACCCTGCGCTGGGTGATCGACCATCTGCAGCGCGCGGGCTCCCAAGTCAGCTCCGGGCCCCTGGTCCCGATCTATCTCGGCGACGACATCACCGACGAGGACGCGTTCGACGCGGTACACCACGACGGTATTCCGATCGTGGTGCGCCACACCGAGGACGGTGACCGTGCCACCGCCGCACTGTTCGCGCTGGACAGCCCCGTACGGGTCGCCGAGTTCACCGATCGGCTGGCACGTCAGCTCGGCGGCTAA
- a CDS encoding WS/DGAT/MGAT family O-acyltransferase, which yields MAQLTTLDAGFLKARDPERHPSLAVGAVAVVNGAAPNYERIKTVLAERIKSIPRCAQVLRTEWIDHPGFDIAQHVRRVALPRPGDETELFRAIAHALERPLDLDRPLWECWIIEGLKGNRWAILMKIHHCMAEGMSAAHLLTRLCDDADSNTFVNNIGIEQISSDIDARNWADMLWRNSVSITGAVCKAAARAVSWSAAWTSPAGPLTARRRYQTVRVPRAAVDSVCQKFGVSANDVALAAITEGFRTVLLHRGQQPRADSLRTLEKTDDSSAMLPYLPVDDDDPVQRLRTVHNRVNRTTPSDRRQATSLAGYVPFTLCAKVIHALARLPQQGVVTLATSAPGPRHQLRLMGQRMDQVLPIPPTALQLSTGVAVLSYGDELVFGITADYEAASEMQQLVSGIELGMARLVALSHDSVLLFTKDRRKRSSRALPSATQRGRAAALPARARH from the coding sequence ATGGCACAACTGACGACGCTGGATGCGGGTTTTCTCAAGGCCCGGGATCCGGAGCGGCACCCGAGCCTGGCGGTCGGCGCGGTTGCCGTCGTCAACGGTGCCGCCCCCAACTACGAACGGATCAAAACCGTTCTTGCAGAACGGATTAAGTCGATACCACGGTGTGCCCAAGTGCTGCGGACGGAGTGGATCGACCATCCGGGATTCGACATCGCCCAGCACGTCCGACGGGTGGCGCTTCCCCGTCCTGGCGACGAAACCGAGCTGTTCCGGGCCATCGCCCACGCCCTGGAACGTCCCCTCGACCTGGACCGCCCGCTGTGGGAGTGCTGGATCATCGAGGGCCTGAAAGGCAATCGGTGGGCGATCTTGATGAAGATCCACCACTGCATGGCCGAAGGCATGTCGGCGGCCCACCTCCTCACCAGGCTCTGCGACGACGCCGACAGCAATACCTTCGTCAACAATATTGGTATCGAACAAATTTCGTCGGATATCGACGCGCGCAACTGGGCCGACATGCTGTGGCGGAATTCTGTCAGCATCACTGGCGCCGTCTGCAAGGCCGCAGCGCGCGCCGTCAGCTGGTCTGCGGCCTGGACGTCGCCGGCCGGCCCGCTCACCGCGAGGCGGCGGTACCAGACGGTGCGCGTTCCCCGCGCCGCCGTCGACAGCGTGTGCCAAAAGTTCGGGGTGAGCGCCAACGACGTCGCACTCGCAGCAATCACCGAGGGCTTCCGAACGGTTCTGCTGCACCGCGGTCAGCAACCACGCGCGGACTCACTGCGCACCCTGGAGAAAACCGATGACAGCTCGGCCATGCTGCCGTACCTCCCAGTCGACGACGACGACCCGGTTCAGCGGCTGCGCACCGTGCACAACCGGGTGAACCGGACCACGCCGAGCGACCGTCGCCAAGCCACCAGTCTCGCTGGGTACGTACCGTTTACGTTGTGCGCCAAAGTGATTCACGCGCTAGCTCGGCTACCGCAACAGGGCGTCGTAACCCTGGCGACCAGCGCACCCGGTCCTCGCCACCAGTTACGGCTGATGGGCCAACGGATGGACCAGGTGTTGCCCATCCCGCCGACCGCGCTGCAGCTAAGCACCGGGGTCGCCGTACTCAGCTATGGCGATGAGCTGGTGTTCGGCATCACCGCCGACTACGAGGCCGCATCCGAAATGCAGCAGTTGGTCAGCGGCATCGAACTGGGTATGGCGCGTCTGGTGGCCCTCAGCCACGACTCCGTGCTGCTGTTCACCAAGGATCGTCGCAAGCGTTCATCCCGCGCACTGCCCAGCGCCACGCAACGCGGGCGGGCCGCTGCGCTGCCCGCCCGCGCACGTCACTGA
- a CDS encoding error-prone DNA polymerase — protein sequence MGWHNGPPSWAEMERVLDGKPRHAGAPASDADGDVPRSRKRGGYQPLDPKPGAARKLGSSVAYAELHAHSAYSFLDGASTPEELVEEAARLDLRALALTDHDGLYGAVRFAEAAAELDVRTVFGAELSLGSQARTEQPDPPGPHLLVLARGPEGYRRLSRQLAAAHLAGGEKGKPRYDFDALTEAAGGHWHILTGCRKGHVRQALAVGGPDAAERALADLVDRFTAARVSIELTQHGYPPDDEHNAVLAALAPRFGVGVVATTGAHFAHPSRRRLAMAMGAIRARQSLDAAAGWLAPLGGSHLRSGEEMARLFAWCPEVVTTAAELGEQCAFGLALIAPQLPPFDVPDGHTEDSWLRQLVMAGAGDRYGAVKGASRAYCQIEYELKVIAQLRFPGYFLVVHDITRFCRENDILCQGRGSAANSAVCYSLGVTAVDPVANELLFERFLSPARDGPPDIDIDIESDQREKVIQYVYDKYGRDYAAQVANVITYRGRSAVRDMARALGFSQGQQDAWSKQIGHWNGQAEDVEGIPEQVVDLANQIRNLPRHMGIHSGGMVICDRPIADVCPVEWARMENRSVLQWDKDDCAAIGLVKFDLLGLGMLSALHYARDLVAEHKGIGVDLARLDLSEPAVYEMLARADSVGVFQVESRAQMATLPRLRPRVFYDLVVEVALIRPGPIQGGSVHPYIRRRNGIDPVVYDHPSMASALRKTLGVPLFQEQLMQLAVDCAGFSAAEADQLRRAMGSKRSTERMRRLRGRFYDGMRTLHGAPDEVIDRIYEKLEAFANFGFPESHALSFASLVFYSSWFKLHHPAAFCAALLRAQPMGFYSPQSLVADARRHGVVVHGPCVATSLAHATLENAGTEVRLGLGAVRYIGDDLAETLVEERKVNGPFASLLDLTSRVQLSVPQTEALATAGALGCFGMSRREALWAAGAAATQRPDRLPGVGSSSHIPALPGMSELELAAADVWATGISPDSYPTQFLRPDLDAMGVLPADALGSVPDGDRVLIAGAVTHRQRPATAQGVTFINLEDETGMVNVLCTPGVWARHRKLAHTAPALLIRGQVQNASGAITVVAERMGRIALIGSRSRDFR from the coding sequence GTGGGTTGGCACAATGGGCCGCCGAGCTGGGCGGAAATGGAGCGGGTGCTGGACGGGAAGCCGCGACATGCCGGTGCGCCGGCGTCCGATGCGGATGGGGACGTGCCCCGGTCCCGCAAGCGTGGGGGCTACCAGCCGCTTGACCCAAAACCGGGAGCGGCCCGGAAGCTCGGATCGTCCGTCGCGTATGCCGAGCTGCATGCCCATTCGGCGTACAGCTTCCTCGACGGTGCCAGCACGCCGGAGGAGTTGGTCGAGGAGGCCGCCCGGCTGGATCTGCGCGCCCTCGCGCTGACCGACCACGACGGCCTGTACGGGGCGGTGCGGTTCGCCGAAGCCGCCGCGGAACTCGACGTGCGTACGGTGTTCGGCGCCGAGCTGTCACTGGGATCGCAGGCCCGCACCGAACAGCCGGATCCGCCCGGCCCGCACCTGCTGGTGCTGGCCCGCGGCCCGGAAGGTTACCGGCGGTTGTCGCGGCAACTGGCCGCGGCGCACCTGGCCGGCGGCGAGAAGGGCAAGCCGCGCTACGACTTCGACGCGCTGACCGAGGCGGCCGGCGGGCACTGGCACATTCTGACAGGATGTCGGAAAGGTCATGTGCGCCAGGCGCTTGCCGTTGGTGGCCCGGATGCGGCGGAACGGGCGCTGGCCGATCTGGTGGACCGGTTCACGGCCGCCCGGGTCAGCATCGAGCTGACCCAGCATGGCTATCCGCCCGACGACGAACACAACGCGGTGCTGGCCGCCCTCGCGCCGCGCTTCGGAGTCGGCGTCGTCGCCACCACTGGAGCGCATTTTGCTCATCCGTCGCGGCGCCGGCTGGCGATGGCGATGGGCGCGATCCGGGCCCGGCAGTCCCTGGATGCCGCCGCCGGGTGGCTGGCTCCGCTGGGCGGCTCGCACCTGCGGTCCGGCGAGGAGATGGCCCGGCTGTTCGCTTGGTGTCCCGAAGTGGTGACCACCGCCGCCGAACTCGGCGAGCAGTGTGCGTTCGGGTTGGCGCTCATCGCGCCGCAGCTGCCGCCGTTCGATGTGCCCGACGGGCACACCGAGGACAGCTGGTTGCGACAGTTGGTCATGGCCGGTGCTGGTGATCGCTACGGGGCGGTCAAGGGCGCGTCACGGGCGTATTGCCAGATCGAGTACGAGCTGAAAGTCATTGCACAACTGAGGTTTCCGGGCTACTTCTTGGTGGTGCACGACATCACCCGGTTTTGCCGGGAGAACGACATCTTGTGTCAGGGCAGGGGATCGGCGGCCAATTCCGCGGTCTGTTATTCCCTCGGTGTCACCGCTGTCGATCCGGTGGCCAACGAGCTGTTGTTCGAGCGTTTCCTATCGCCCGCCCGCGATGGGCCACCCGACATAGACATCGACATCGAGTCGGATCAGCGCGAAAAGGTCATCCAGTACGTCTACGACAAATACGGCCGGGACTATGCCGCCCAGGTAGCCAATGTCATCACCTACCGGGGGCGCAGCGCGGTGCGCGACATGGCCCGCGCCCTGGGCTTCTCGCAGGGGCAGCAGGACGCGTGGAGTAAGCAGATCGGCCACTGGAACGGGCAGGCCGAAGATGTCGAGGGCATCCCCGAGCAGGTAGTCGATCTGGCAAACCAGATTCGGAACCTACCTCGGCACATGGGTATTCACTCCGGCGGTATGGTGATCTGTGACCGCCCGATCGCAGATGTGTGCCCGGTGGAGTGGGCGCGCATGGAGAATCGCAGCGTTCTGCAGTGGGACAAAGACGACTGTGCGGCAATCGGTTTGGTGAAATTCGACCTGCTCGGGCTGGGTATGCTTTCGGCGCTGCATTACGCGAGAGATCTGGTGGCCGAACACAAAGGTATCGGGGTGGACCTGGCCAGGTTGGACCTCTCCGAGCCGGCGGTGTACGAGATGTTGGCCCGCGCCGATTCGGTCGGTGTGTTCCAGGTGGAGTCGCGAGCGCAGATGGCCACCTTGCCGCGCCTGCGGCCACGGGTGTTCTACGACCTGGTGGTGGAGGTCGCGCTGATCCGTCCCGGGCCCATTCAGGGCGGTTCGGTGCACCCCTACATCCGGCGACGGAACGGCATCGACCCGGTCGTCTACGATCACCCGTCCATGGCGTCGGCATTGCGAAAGACACTGGGCGTGCCGCTCTTTCAGGAACAGCTGATGCAACTGGCGGTCGACTGCGCGGGTTTCTCCGCCGCCGAGGCGGACCAGCTGCGGCGCGCCATGGGGTCCAAGCGTTCGACCGAACGCATGCGCCGGCTGCGCGGCCGGTTCTACGATGGCATGCGTACGCTACACGGCGCCCCCGACGAGGTGATCGACCGAATCTACGAAAAGCTGGAGGCATTCGCCAATTTCGGCTTCCCCGAGAGTCACGCGCTGAGTTTCGCGTCACTGGTGTTCTACTCGTCGTGGTTCAAGCTGCACCACCCGGCGGCCTTCTGCGCCGCGCTGCTGCGCGCACAGCCGATGGGCTTCTATTCACCACAGTCGTTGGTGGCCGATGCGCGCCGGCACGGTGTGGTGGTGCACGGCCCGTGCGTTGCGACCAGCCTGGCGCATGCCACTCTCGAAAACGCGGGAACCGAGGTCCGACTCGGTCTGGGTGCCGTTCGCTATATCGGCGACGATCTCGCCGAAACGTTGGTCGAGGAGCGAAAAGTCAACGGCCCGTTCGCCTCTCTGCTTGACCTGACGTCCCGGGTGCAGCTTTCCGTGCCGCAGACCGAAGCGCTGGCGACGGCCGGGGCGCTGGGCTGCTTTGGGATGTCCCGTCGGGAGGCGCTGTGGGCGGCCGGGGCCGCGGCCACTCAACGGCCGGACCGGTTGCCTGGGGTGGGCTCGTCGTCGCATATCCCGGCGTTGCCGGGAATGAGTGAGCTGGAACTGGCCGCCGCCGACGTGTGGGCCACCGGCATCTCCCCGGACAGTTATCCGACGCAGTTCCTGCGGCCAGACCTGGACGCGATGGGGGTGCTGCCCGCCGACGCCCTGGGATCGGTGCCCGACGGTGACCGCGTGCTGATCGCCGGCGCGGTGACCCATCGGCAGCGACCCGCGACGGCCCAAGGGGTGACGTTCATCAACCTCGAGGACGAAACCGGGATGGTGAACGTGCTCTGCACGCCGGGAGTGTGGGCGCGCCATCGCAAGCTGGCGCATACGGCACCGGCGCTGCTGATTCGCGGCCAGGTCCAAAACGCCAGCGGCGCGATCACCGTGGTGGCCGAGCGGATGGGCCGCATCGCCCTGATCGGCTCCCGGTCGCGCGACTTCCGCTAG
- a CDS encoding TIGR03667 family PPOX class F420-dependent oxidoreductase: MSVELTQEVSSRLRSDRYGWLTTVAKSGQPVPRLIWFYFDGSDLTVYTMPRAAKVAHILAHPQVSLNLDSDGNGGGIVVVGGAAAVDATDVDCRQDEPYWVKYREDAAKFGLTEAIATYSTRLKITLNRVWTTPSG; the protein is encoded by the coding sequence ATGAGCGTCGAACTGACCCAAGAAGTTTCCAGCAGGCTCAGATCGGACCGCTACGGGTGGCTGACGACCGTCGCCAAATCGGGGCAGCCGGTTCCGCGACTGATCTGGTTCTATTTCGACGGCAGCGATCTAACGGTGTACACCATGCCGCGCGCCGCCAAGGTCGCTCACATCTTGGCCCACCCGCAGGTCAGCCTGAACCTGGACTCGGATGGCAATGGCGGAGGGATCGTCGTGGTCGGCGGGGCAGCTGCCGTCGACGCCACCGATGTCGACTGCCGGCAGGACGAACCGTACTGGGTCAAGTACCGCGAGGATGCCGCGAAGTTCGGTCTGACCGAGGCCATAGCGACGTACAGCACCCGGCTGAAGATCACCTTGAATCGGGTGTGGACGACGCCGAGTGGTTGA